The Megasphaera elsdenii DSM 20460 genome includes the window GAAGGCCTGGAAACCGGGATAGATACCCTGGCCGTGCAATTCATCTTCAATCTGCAAGAGGCGGTTGTATTTTGCTACGCGTTCGCTGCGGTTCGGCGCGCCGCTCTTGATTTGTGCCGTATTCAGGGCGACCGCCAGATCGGCGATGGATGTGTCTTCTGTTTCGCCGGAACGGTGGGAAACGATGGCCCGATAACCGGCGCGATGGGCCATTTTGATAGCTTCCAACGTTTCCGATACGGAACCGATCTGATTGAGTTTGATGAGGATGGCATTGCCGCAGCCTTGGGCAATCCCCTTGGCCAGGCGTTTCGTATTGGTTACGAATAAGTCGTCACCGACGAGCTGTACGCGCTGTCCCAAAGCCTTAGTCAAAGCTGCCCAGCCATCCCAGTCTTCTTCATCCAAGCCATCTTCGATGGAGTAAATGGGATAAGCTTGGGACAGTTTCTGCCAGTGGGCGATGAGTTCGTCCGTCGTGAAAGACTGGCCGCTCTTGGGCAGGACGTAGACGCCCTGTTTCGGTCCCTTCCATTCGCTGGCAGCGGCATCGAGGGCCAGGACAAAATCTTTCCCCGGTTCATAACCGGCTTTTTCGATAGCCTGGAGGATGTACTGGATAGCTTCTTCATCGCTGGCCAAATTGGGAGCAAAACCGCCTTCATCACCGACGGAAGTAGCTAATCCTTTGGCCTTCAAGAGACCTGCCAGCGCATGATAGACTTCGGAGCACCAGCGTAGACCTTCCCGGAAAGAAGGAGCGCCTGCCGACATGATCATGAATTCCTGGACATCGACGGTATTGGCCGCATGGGCACCGCCATTCAGGATATTCATCATGGGGACAGGCAGGTAGTTGCCATTGACGCCGCCGAGGAAACGGTAGAGGGGAATCCCCAGGGACGCAGCAGCCGCACGGGCGCAGGCCAGCGATACGGCTAAGATGGCATTGGCACCGAGCCGGGATTTGTCCGGCGTGCCATCGGCGTGGATCATCAAGCTGTCGACACCATACGTATCAAAAGGATCCTGACCTCTCAGGACGTCCTGTAAAACTGTATTGACATGGCTGACGGCCTGGGTGACACCTTTGCCGCCAAAGCGCTGGACATCGCCGTCACGCAGTTCCAAGGCTTCAAACTGCCCCGTCGAAGCGCCGCTGGGAGCGGCACTTCGGCCCAAGGTCCCGTCGGATAACAACACATCGGCCTGCACCGTAGGATTGCCGCGCGAATCAAGAATTTCCCGGCCGATGACTTTTTCAATGCGAATATCTTTCATAATAAAACCTCCTCTATCCATGAATAAGGTATGACGAATACCATTTGTTCAGTATCTTTACAACTATATTATACAATATAAGTATTCTTTCGCATAATACTTTACGAGAATCACTGTTATTATAATTGGACATATTCAGTCCATCATTTATAAAAGGGCTTGTCGCACGACGACAAGCCCTTTAAAGTTGTTAGTGGCTAGCAGTTAGTTGTTAGCGGATGGCTTTAAATTTGAAGGTTTTCTCTGCAAACTACAAACTATAAAGTAAACGGGGCCTCTCATGATGGTAGAAACCTTCATGCAACAGCCCCTTTTTGACAAACTATACAGCAAAAGACAGGCATTCATTTCCATCGCCTGTATGCGATACGTAGGAGACGTCCTGATCAAGGCGTCCCGCTGTGAATCGTGTGTAGGACCCTTCTGGTATATGGGGCTTTTTTTCAAGCATCACCCGTCATGTATGTCGTGTACATCACATTTCAGGTGGGCCGCCCTAGCCGGGTCGGCCCCTACGAACCACGAACAACTAACAACAAAAAAGCACTAGCCGTCGTCCCACCTATCCAGCCGAATCCAGGGTATCTCTGTCTGGCTGTATACTTTCACACCATCAGGTCACGAGATTCGGCATAAGCGACTCACACGGTTTTGCGCGTCGCAAAGCTCCTTCAAAACCGGTTCCCTGCTTATCCCAGGGAACCCTGGTCGGATAGAAAGCCGCTCATTCCCTACGAACCACGAACCACGAACCACTAACAACGAACAACAAAAAAGCACTGGAATTTTCCAGTGCTTTTTTACAAGAATCAGCGGCTTCCTATCCTCCCAGGGGGCCTCCCCCCAAGTACTTTCGGCGTTTGCGGGCTTAACTGCTGTGTTCGGCATGGGAACAGGTGGATCCCCGCAGCTATCGCCACTGAATTGTCATGTGATTCAGGATTCGTATCCTGACAACTGCATAAAAATGTTTTTCTTAACAAACTCTCTGCTCGTCTCCGAATCGTCGTTCTCTCTGTGTATCTGTTTCCAGTTTCACAGTTTTCTGAGATTCGGAGTAAGCGATTCACTCAGTTTTGCGCGTCGTCTCCGACTCCTTCAAAACTGGTTCTCTGCTTAAGTCAAGTCCTCGGTCTATTAGTACCGGTCCGCTCCGTACATCGCTGTACTTCCACTCCCGGCCTATCAACCACATCGTCTTTGTGGGACCTTACTTGTTAAAACAATGAGAAACCTCATCTCTAGGCTGGTTTCACGCTTAGATGCTTTCAGCGTTTATCCGTCCCCGACGTAGCTACCCAGCTACACGGCTGGCGCCATGACTGGTACACCATTGGTCGGTCCACTCTGGTCCTCTCGTACTAGGAGCAGCCCCTTTCAAGTTTCTTACGCCCGCGATGGATAGGGACCGAACTGTCTCACGACGTTCTGAACCCAGCTCGCGTACCACTTTAATGGGCGAACAGCCCAACCCTTGGGACCTACTTCAGCCCCAGGATGTGATGAGCCGACATCGAGGTGCCAAACCTCCCCGTCGATATGGACTCTTGGGAGAGATAAGCCTGTTATCCCCAGGGTAGCTTTTATCCGTTGAGCGATGGCAATTCCACTCTCTACCACCGGATCACTAAGCCCGACTTTCGTCCCTGCTCGACCTGTCCGTCTCGCAGTCAAGCTCCCTTCTGCCTTTGCACTCTTCGCGCGGTTTCCGTCCGCGCTGAGGGAACCTTTGGGCGCCTCCGTTACTCTTTCGGAGGCGACCGCCCCAGTCAAACTGCCCGCCTGAGACTGTCCGCAAGCTCGTTACGCTTCTCGTTAGAATTCCAATAAAACAAGGTTGGTATCCCACCAATGGCTCCACAAATACTGGCGTACTTGTATCTAAGCCTCCCAACTATCCTGTACATCTCTTACCGGAATCCAATCTCAGGTTACAGTAAAGCTCCATGGGGTCTTTCTGTCCAGTCGCGGGTAACCTGCATCTTCACAGGTACTTCAATTTCACCGGGTCCCTCGTTGAGACAGTGCCCAAATCGTTACACCTTTCGTGCGGGTCGGAACTTACCCGACAAGGAATTTCGCTACCTTAGGACCGTTATAGTTACGGCCGCCGTTTACTGGGGCTTCAATTCACTGCTTCGCTTGCGCTAACACTTCCTCTTAACCTTCCAGCACCGGGCAGGTGTCAGCATCTATACATCAGCTTTCGCTTTAGCAGACGCCTGTGTTTGTGGTAAACAGTCGCTTGGGCCTCTCTTCTGCCACCCATCTCCGCTCCGTGCGCTTCTGCACTTCACGTACGCTGGGTTATCCTTTTCCCGAAGTTACGGATATATTTTGCCGAGTTCCTTAACGAGGGTTTTCCCGCGCACCTTAGAATTCTCATCCTGCCTACCTGTGTCGGTTTCGGTACGGGTGCCTGAGTCCTCACTAGAAGCTTTTCTCGACAGTTTAGTGCCAGCCCCTTCGCTTCTGTCTCCAGAAGCTCCCCATCGCATCTCGGCCTCATGGGAAACGGATTTGCCTGTCTCCCGACCTACCTGCTTGGACGTGCTCTTCCAATCGCACGCGCGCCTTCCTTCCTGTGTCACTCCTTCGCTCAAACGGCCTCAGCCAGTACAGGAATTTCAACCTGTTGTCCATCTCCTACGCGTCTCCGCCTCGGATTAGGTCCCGACTTACCCTGGGACGACGATCGTTGCCCAGGAACCCTTAGGCTTTCGGTGGAAGGGATTCTCACCCTTCTTTTCGCTACTCATACCGGCATTCTCTCTTCCTGCCTGTCCACCTGTCCTTCCGGTCAGGCTTCTCCCGTGCAGGAACGCTCCCCTACCCAATTGACTAATGTCAATTGCCAAAGCTTCGGTTCCGTACTTTAGCCCCGGTCATTTTCGGCGCAGAGTCTCTCGACCAGTGAGCTATTACGCACTCTTTTAATGGTGGCTGCTTCTGAGCCAACATCCTGGTTGTTTTCGAAATTCCACATCCTTCGCCACTTAGTACGGCATTGGGGACCTTAGCTGTTGGTCTGGGCTGTTTCCCTCTTGACTATGGGCCTTATTACTCACAGTCTGACTCCCATGGATAAGTACAGCCATTCGCAGTTTGATTAGGTTCAGTAGCCGGATAGGCCCCTACCCCGTTCAGTGCTCTACCGCCTGTACTCTCGCCATGAGGCTAGCCCTAAAGCTATTTCGGGGAGAACCAGCTATCTCCACGTTCGATTGGCATTTCACCCCTACCCACATCTCATCCAAAAGCTTTTCAACGCTCACTGGTTCGGTCCTCCACACATTTTTACCTGTGCTTCAACCTGGACATGGGTAGATCACTGTG containing:
- the eno gene encoding phosphopyruvate hydratase, producing MKDIRIEKVIGREILDSRGNPTVQADVLLSDGTLGRSAAPSGASTGQFEALELRDGDVQRFGGKGVTQAVSHVNTVLQDVLRGQDPFDTYGVDSLMIHADGTPDKSRLGANAILAVSLACARAAAASLGIPLYRFLGGVNGNYLPVPMMNILNGGAHAANTVDVQEFMIMSAGAPSFREGLRWCSEVYHALAGLLKAKGLATSVGDEGGFAPNLASDEEAIQYILQAIEKAGYEPGKDFVLALDAAASEWKGPKQGVYVLPKSGQSFTTDELIAHWQKLSQAYPIYSIEDGLDEEDWDGWAALTKALGQRVQLVGDDLFVTNTKRLAKGIAQGCGNAILIKLNQIGSVSETLEAIKMAHRAGYRAIVSHRSGETEDTSIADLAVALNTAQIKSGAPNRSERVAKYNRLLQIEDELHGQGIYPGFQAFGIKR